The following proteins come from a genomic window of Thiothrix winogradskyi:
- the atpG gene encoding F0F1 ATP synthase subunit gamma, with the protein MAGGKEILSQIKSISNTKKITKAMEMVAASKMRRAQDRMKASRPYAEKMRQVVGHVAHGHLEYKHPYTQTRETVKRVGYIIMSSDRGLCGGLNVNLFKQALRSIAEWKKQDVEVDICVFGAKASAAFRRYGIVAQKTHMGDAPKVADMIGTIKVMLDAYEEGRIDRLFLVENEFVNSMTQKPQVTQLIPLVADATDSIKHHWDYLYEPESKEVIDALMQRYIESLIYQGAVENVACEMAARMVAMKSASDNAGKMIGDLKLIYNKARQAAITQEISEIVAGAAAV; encoded by the coding sequence ATGGCAGGTGGTAAAGAAATACTAAGCCAGATCAAGAGCATTAGTAATACCAAGAAGATCACTAAAGCAATGGAGATGGTTGCTGCATCCAAAATGCGCCGTGCGCAAGACCGGATGAAAGCCAGCCGTCCCTATGCTGAGAAAATGCGCCAAGTGGTTGGTCACGTGGCTCATGGTCATCTTGAGTACAAACACCCTTATACCCAGACACGCGAAACCGTGAAACGGGTTGGCTACATCATCATGTCCTCTGACCGGGGCTTGTGTGGTGGTTTGAACGTCAACTTGTTTAAGCAGGCGTTGCGCAGTATTGCTGAGTGGAAAAAGCAGGATGTTGAAGTCGACATCTGTGTTTTTGGTGCTAAAGCATCTGCTGCGTTCCGTCGCTATGGGATTGTCGCTCAGAAAACCCACATGGGCGATGCCCCAAAAGTGGCGGATATGATCGGCACGATCAAGGTGATGTTGGATGCTTACGAGGAAGGCCGGATTGATCGCCTTTTCTTGGTCGAGAATGAATTCGTCAACAGCATGACGCAAAAACCGCAGGTGACTCAGCTCATCCCGCTGGTGGCAGACGCGACGGATTCAATCAAGCACCATTGGGACTATCTCTACGAGCCTGAGTCGAAAGAAGTTATTGACGCATTGATGCAGCGGTACATTGAATCGCTGATTTACCAAGGTGCTGTTGAAAACGTTGCCTGTGAAATGGCAGCGCGGATGGTCGCAATGAAGAGCGCCTCCGACAACGCCGGTAAAATGATTGGCGATTTGAAGCTGATCTACAACAAAGCGCGTCAGGCGGCGATTACTCAGGAAATTTCCGAGATTGTTGCAGGTGCTGCGGCTGTCTAA
- the atpD gene encoding F0F1 ATP synthase subunit beta — MSTGNIVQVIGAVVDVEFPRSAVPAVYDALTVADQGLTLEVQQQLGDGIVRTIAMGTSDGVKRGMQVVNTGAPISVPVGAGTLGRVMNVLGEAIDNAGDIVHDKKMPIHRAPPAYDELSSGIDILETGIKVIDLIMPIAKGGKIGLFGGAGVGKTVTLMELINNIAKQHSGLSVFAGVGERTREGNDFYHEMTEGGVIDKVALVYGQMNEPPGNRLRVALTGLTMAEYFRDEGRDVLMFVDNIYRYTLAGTEVSALLGRMPSAVGYQPTLAEEMGALQERITSTKTGSITSFQAVYVPADDLTDPSPATTFAHLDATLVLSRNIAELGIYPAVDPLDSTSRQLDPLVVGQEHYGVARGVQGILQRYKELKDIIAILGMDELSDDDKQVVGRARRIQRFLSQPFFVAEVFTGSPGKYVTLKETLSSFKAILNGEYDHLPEQAFYMVGGIEEVVEKATKL; from the coding sequence ATGAGTACTGGAAACATCGTTCAAGTCATCGGCGCGGTTGTTGACGTGGAATTCCCACGCTCTGCTGTGCCAGCGGTCTACGATGCGTTAACAGTAGCCGACCAAGGTCTGACCTTGGAAGTCCAGCAGCAGTTGGGCGACGGCATTGTACGCACTATCGCGATGGGTACGTCTGACGGCGTAAAGCGCGGTATGCAAGTGGTGAATACAGGTGCGCCAATTTCTGTTCCGGTTGGAGCAGGCACTTTGGGACGTGTCATGAACGTTCTGGGTGAAGCGATTGATAACGCTGGCGACATCGTTCACGACAAGAAAATGCCAATCCACCGTGCGCCACCGGCGTATGATGAATTGTCATCTGGTATCGACATCTTGGAAACCGGCATCAAGGTTATCGACCTGATCATGCCAATCGCCAAGGGTGGTAAAATCGGTCTGTTCGGTGGTGCGGGTGTAGGTAAGACCGTAACCTTGATGGAGTTGATCAATAACATTGCTAAGCAACACAGCGGTTTGTCCGTGTTTGCGGGTGTTGGTGAACGGACTCGTGAAGGGAACGACTTCTACCACGAAATGACGGAAGGCGGCGTTATCGACAAGGTAGCACTGGTTTACGGTCAGATGAACGAACCACCCGGCAACCGTCTGCGCGTAGCGTTGACTGGTTTGACGATGGCGGAATACTTCCGTGACGAAGGTCGTGACGTTCTGATGTTCGTTGACAACATCTACCGTTACACACTGGCGGGTACGGAAGTATCAGCACTGTTGGGTCGTATGCCATCTGCGGTAGGTTATCAGCCAACGTTGGCGGAAGAAATGGGCGCACTGCAAGAGCGTATCACTTCCACCAAAACCGGCTCGATCACCTCGTTCCAAGCGGTTTACGTACCTGCGGATGACTTAACTGACCCATCCCCAGCCACCACGTTCGCCCACTTGGATGCGACACTGGTATTGTCACGTAACATCGCGGAACTGGGTATTTACCCGGCGGTAGACCCACTTGACTCCACCTCGCGTCAGCTTGACCCGTTGGTTGTTGGTCAAGAGCACTACGGTGTAGCGCGTGGCGTGCAAGGTATCCTGCAACGTTACAAAGAACTCAAGGACATCATTGCGATCTTGGGTATGGACGAACTTTCCGACGACGACAAACAAGTCGTTGGTCGTGCGCGTCGTATCCAACGTTTCCTGTCCCAGCCGTTCTTCGTAGCGGAAGTGTTCACGGGTTCACCGGGTAAGTATGTTACCTTGAAAGAAACCTTGAGCAGCTTCAAAGCAATTCTCAACGGTGAATACGACCACCTGCCAGAACAAGCGTTCTACATGGTCGGCGGCATCGAAGAAGTGGTCGAAAAAGCTACGAAGCTCTGA
- a CDS encoding hybrid sensor histidine kinase/response regulator: MLKRLFLLLILLTSCQTWAAGLLVPDRRVQAIDLAPYLELLEDPTGQLDIAQVSSTEYSHHFEANTASVPDMGRTRSTWWARFQLHSGQAQEWYLLLDRPIGGSVEAFVSSQGVHSLLHRLDKFRLPAWHLPMKAGDNVTVYLRANNGQALLTLPLKLMDAETLLTSNSQEEILFAALFAGMLVLAVYNLLLFFSLREYSHLSLTLLLFASSLFFLRDTNLFPALTWLNDSNQYFYTTPLLLMFVTGFHYWRYINKGASRVIEYLCQWMPHLSVVAIPFMGLVYRGEQIIFGIALSMMPVFFVLTGLNVWHGHRASRIAYWALITLIIAAVPYSAAQVGWFTYDKPAVYFTASGFLLTALLLSFVQAEQTHLLREEKERMEATNQAKDNFLTTMSHELRTPAHAIVGFANLLQTTPPPAEQTAYLSKLLASTQHLQALVDDVLDLARINTQRLELESTPLELGDELHKIQQMFSLTAQQKGLTLTVTTLSQPLWVQGDPVRLRQVLVNLVGNAIKFTEHGSVKVVMQPQTATQTQAVQVYFEVADTGIGISPQQQQRLFQPFSQADSSTTRHYGGSGLGLAISHKLVNLMGGELEMASKPTHGSRFFFTLNFPLVTPETNAAPLSPLTNNNDLSGYRVLLVDDDILNCYLAELMLERLGVKATVVNSGQAALQQVEQQTFDLVMMDVSMPDMDGYTTTRHIRNAGHTQLPIIAVTAHAIEGERERCLAAGMNDYLTKPFDLATLHRALISNLMKSN; encoded by the coding sequence TTGCTGAAACGCCTCTTCTTACTACTCATCCTGCTGACAAGCTGTCAAACGTGGGCGGCAGGTTTGCTTGTACCCGATAGGCGGGTGCAAGCCATTGACCTTGCCCCCTACCTCGAATTGCTGGAAGACCCAACGGGGCAACTCGACATTGCACAAGTCAGTTCCACCGAATATTCACATCATTTTGAGGCGAATACCGCCAGCGTGCCAGACATGGGGCGCACCCGTTCAACGTGGTGGGCGCGTTTCCAACTGCATTCCGGGCAAGCGCAGGAATGGTATTTATTGCTGGATCGCCCCATCGGTGGTTCAGTCGAAGCCTTCGTGTCGTCACAAGGTGTGCACAGTCTGCTGCACCGACTGGATAAATTCCGTTTACCGGCATGGCATTTGCCAATGAAAGCCGGAGATAACGTCACCGTCTACTTACGCGCAAACAATGGGCAAGCATTACTGACATTGCCGCTCAAGCTAATGGATGCTGAAACCTTGCTGACCAGCAACAGCCAAGAAGAGATTCTGTTTGCTGCTTTGTTTGCGGGAATGTTGGTGTTAGCCGTGTATAACTTATTGCTATTTTTCAGCTTACGGGAATACAGCCACCTGAGCCTGACATTACTACTGTTTGCTAGCAGCTTATTCTTTTTACGGGATACCAATCTATTTCCTGCTCTCACTTGGCTGAATGACTCAAATCAGTATTTTTACACCACCCCATTACTCTTGATGTTTGTTACGGGCTTCCATTATTGGCGTTATATCAATAAGGGGGCAAGCAGAGTCATAGAATATTTGTGTCAATGGATGCCCCACCTGTCTGTGGTCGCGATCCCTTTTATGGGATTGGTGTACCGGGGAGAACAAATAATTTTTGGTATTGCCTTGTCCATGATGCCTGTTTTTTTTGTCCTCACCGGTCTAAACGTGTGGCATGGGCATCGTGCTAGTCGTATTGCATACTGGGCATTGATTACCCTGATTATTGCTGCTGTTCCTTATTCCGCCGCACAGGTTGGCTGGTTCACGTATGACAAACCCGCTGTCTACTTCACTGCAAGCGGTTTTTTGCTGACCGCGTTGTTATTGTCTTTCGTTCAGGCAGAGCAAACCCACTTACTACGGGAAGAAAAAGAACGCATGGAAGCGACTAACCAAGCCAAAGACAATTTTCTCACCACCATGAGCCACGAATTGCGCACGCCTGCTCATGCCATTGTCGGGTTTGCGAACTTGTTACAGACTACCCCGCCACCCGCCGAGCAAACGGCCTACCTGAGTAAACTATTGGCCTCAACTCAACACTTGCAAGCGCTGGTGGATGATGTGCTGGATCTGGCGCGAATCAATACGCAACGTTTGGAACTGGAAAGCACGCCGTTGGAATTGGGGGACGAATTACACAAAATCCAGCAAATGTTCAGCCTGACCGCGCAACAAAAAGGCTTAACGTTAACGGTGACAACATTATCGCAACCATTATGGGTACAAGGTGATCCGGTGCGTTTGCGACAAGTATTGGTGAATTTAGTGGGCAATGCCATCAAATTCACCGAACACGGCAGTGTCAAGGTGGTGATGCAGCCGCAAACGGCAACGCAAACGCAAGCTGTGCAGGTGTATTTCGAAGTGGCGGATACCGGCATTGGCATTTCGCCACAGCAGCAACAACGTTTATTTCAACCCTTTTCGCAAGCGGACAGTTCCACCACGCGGCATTACGGCGGCAGCGGTTTAGGCTTAGCCATTAGCCACAAACTGGTCAACCTGATGGGCGGAGAACTGGAAATGGCAAGCAAACCGACGCACGGCAGCCGATTCTTTTTCACCTTGAATTTCCCGCTGGTGACACCTGAAACAAATGCGGCCCCCTTGTCTCCACTAACGAATAACAACGACCTGAGCGGATACCGTGTGTTACTGGTCGACGATGACATCTTGAACTGTTACCTCGCCGAACTGATGCTGGAACGTTTGGGCGTTAAAGCCACCGTCGTAAATAGCGGACAGGCAGCTCTGCAACAAGTAGAGCAGCAAACGTTTGATTTGGTAATGATGGATGTCAGTATGCCCGACATGGACGGTTATACCACCACACGCCATATACGCAATGCAGGACACACCCAATTACCGATTATCGCCGTCACTGCCCACGCGATTGAAGGCGAACGCGAACGCTGTCTAGCGGCGGGCATGAATGATTACCTCACCAAACCGTTTGATCTTGCAACGTTACATCGCGCACTTATCAGCAACCTAATGAAATCTAATTGA
- a CDS encoding F0F1 ATP synthase subunit epsilon — protein MAMTFHLDVVTAEQSLFSGIVEEVIAPGAMGDLGIMPRHSQLISKLRAGELQYKTEEGAMASLFVSGGVLEVQPHVVTVLADTGMRAEDLDEAAAREAVKQAQDALQGKDPEDLDYEAIQTELESAKAQIEMLHRIGKLRGH, from the coding sequence ATGGCGATGACATTTCATTTGGACGTGGTGACAGCAGAACAGTCGTTGTTCTCTGGTATCGTCGAAGAAGTGATTGCACCGGGTGCAATGGGTGACTTAGGCATTATGCCACGTCACTCACAGTTAATTTCCAAGCTGCGTGCAGGCGAATTGCAGTACAAAACCGAAGAAGGCGCGATGGCATCGTTGTTCGTCTCTGGCGGTGTACTGGAAGTTCAGCCACACGTCGTGACAGTATTGGCTGACACCGGGATGCGTGCGGAAGACCTCGATGAGGCAGCCGCCCGCGAAGCAGTGAAGCAAGCCCAAGACGCGCTGCAAGGCAAAGACCCGGAAGACCTCGACTATGAGGCGATCCAGACTGAGCTAGAGTCAGCGAAGGCGCAGATCGAAATGCTGCACCGGATTGGCAAGCTACGCGGTCACTGA